From the genome of Ictalurus furcatus strain D&B chromosome 4, Billie_1.0, whole genome shotgun sequence, one region includes:
- the LOC128607178 gene encoding CBY1-interacting BAR domain-containing protein 2-like, which produces MGEDGIRETGQERKENKPRRDASDELRSAACLVSRAEVLQSSLVFCAQSHVIRLVYLYKCVFFSPRDSQLKSMELTISNAEKYMGQFCTSLAAYTRKTAKLRDKADSLVQQLHEYASTEGPELRICLKNLSEDLAMVQDYRQAEVERLEMRVVSPLKAYGNIVKTKREDLKRFSADRNREMKELQRLEKLRLKNPGDRQSITQAETNVQKASSNANRSSRQMEETITDFQRQKLCDVKRIFTEFIMVEMLFHAKALEVYTHTFNNLETMDIDKDLELFRNQIQISGPLLENTALLTNVPQYSSPTQSTLRLTHQPSLSHPVRTSDRPKKSLNRPFRRQQEMDREEEEEEEEEEEEEEEEERYDSEEDVEEPQTFRQSYASQYTTTLRQK; this is translated from the exons ATGGGAGAGGACGGAATTCGAGAGACCGgacaggaaagaaaagaaaacaagccaCGCAGAGACGCCAGCGATGAATTACGATCTGCCGCCTGTCTTGTGAGTCGGGCTGAAG TGCTTCAATCCTCGCTCGTCTTTTGCGCTCAATCGCATGTAATTCGACTTGTCTatttatataagtgtgtgtttttttcccccagagacTCACAGCTGAAGAGTATGGAGTTGACAATAAGCAACGCTGAAAAGTACATGGGTCAGTTCTGCACGTCGCTCGCCGCGTACACCCGCAAAACGGCTAAACTGAGAGACAAAGCCGACTCCCTCGTCCAGCAGCTGCACGAATACGCCAGCACCGAAGGCCCTGAGCTCAGAATCTGCCTGAAGAACCTCTCAGAAGATCTAGCCATGGTGCAGGATTACAGACAGGCCGAG GTTGAGAGGCTGGAAATGCGCGTGGTCTCCCCGTTAAAGGCGTACGGGAACATTGTGAAAACTAAACGA GAAGACTTGAAGAGGTTTAGTGCCGATCGTAACAGGGAGATGAAAGAGCTGCAGAGGTTGGAAAAGCTCCGGCTGAAGAACCCAGGGGACAGACAGAGCATC ACACAG GCTGAAACAAACGTGCAGAAAGCCAGCAGCAATGCCAACAGGAGCTCCAGGCAAATGGAGGAGACCATCACGGACTTCCAGAGACAGAAACTCTGTGATGTAAAG AGGATCTTCACCGAGTTCATCATGGTGGAGATGCTCTTCCATGCCAAAGCTCTGgaggtttacacacacaccttcaacaACTTGGAAACTATGGACATTGACAAAGATCTAGAG CTTTTCAGGAACCAAATCCAGATTTCTGGCCCTCTTTTGGAAAACACAGCTCTTCTCACTAATGTGCCTCAATACTCGAGTCCCACTCAGTCTACACTCAGACTGACTCACCAGCCGAGCCTTTCTCACCCCGTGCGGACCTCGGATCGGCCGAAAAAG TCTCTGAACAGACCTTTCCGCAGACAGCAGGAGATGGAcagggaagaggaagaggaggaagaagaggaggaagaagaggaagaagaggaggagagataCGACTCTGAGGAAGACGTGGAGGAACCACAGACTTTCCGGCAGTCCTACGCGTCTCAGTATACCACAACTCTCAgacagaaatga